A portion of the Candidatus Methylomirabilis sp. genome contains these proteins:
- a CDS encoding adenine phosphoribosyltransferase — translation MDSLKAKIRDIPDFPKPGVVFKDITPLLADGPSFRTLTEALARRFADRKVDVVVGVEARGFIIGSAVAYVLGAGIVLIRKKGKLPYKTHKAIYQLEYGTDTLEIHEDAIRPGQRVLIVDDLLATGGTVCAAIDLVNKLGGTVVGVGFLVELTFLKGREKLHEHEVFALLQF, via the coding sequence ATGGACAGCCTCAAGGCGAAGATCCGCGACATCCCCGATTTCCCCAAGCCCGGCGTCGTGTTCAAGGACATCACGCCGCTGCTCGCGGATGGCCCCTCCTTCCGGACCCTGACGGAGGCGCTGGCCCGTCGCTTCGCCGACCGGAAGGTCGATGTGGTCGTGGGCGTGGAGGCGCGGGGCTTCATCATCGGCTCGGCGGTCGCCTACGTCCTGGGGGCCGGGATCGTCCTGATCCGGAAGAAAGGCAAGCTCCCCTACAAGACGCACAAGGCGATCTACCAGCTGGAATACGGGACCGACACGCTGGAGATCCACGAGGATGCCATCAGGCCGGGGCAACGGGTTCTGATCGTGGATGATCTGCTGGCAACCGGGGGGACGGTATGTGCCGCCATTGACCTGGTGAACAAGTTGGGCGGAACCGTGGTGGGCGTCGGTTTCCTGGTGGAGCTGACCTTCCTGAAGGGACGGGAGAAGCTTCACGAGCACGAGGTCTTCGCGTTGCTCCAGTTCTGA
- a CDS encoding tetratricopeptide repeat protein gives MATGRAAQGSAGGALSGGRWGAFWRAATSRRTVAGLGLALLTLLLVGAGILAYRLYAARQELQAQALLGEALTKAENILEVVRGGKPEDLKPEAAQEALRALQTVREEYPRSDAAGFALLQAGHLQYRLGRYAEAAKTYEAYLHEYPRGPFAFWAAMGQGYSLEGEEAWDRAARVYEAAAERHAGSALAAEALMGVGRCYEAVARLGEAQAVYTEVVKKYPETVWGSLAERRLALLEAP, from the coding sequence GTGGCGACGGGAAGGGCGGCACAGGGGTCCGCGGGAGGCGCGCTCTCGGGGGGGCGGTGGGGGGCCTTCTGGAGGGCGGCCACGAGCCGTCGGACGGTCGCCGGTCTCGGCCTGGCCTTGCTCACCTTGCTGCTGGTCGGGGCGGGGATCCTGGCGTACCGGCTGTACGCGGCACGTCAGGAACTGCAGGCCCAGGCGCTCCTCGGGGAGGCGCTGACCAAGGCGGAAAATATCCTGGAGGTCGTCCGGGGGGGAAAGCCGGAGGACCTGAAGCCGGAAGCGGCTCAGGAGGCCCTGAGGGCTCTCCAGACGGTCCGGGAGGAGTACCCGAGAAGCGACGCTGCCGGATTCGCCCTCCTGCAGGCTGGGCACCTCCAGTATCGACTGGGGCGGTACGCTGAGGCGGCCAAGACCTACGAAGCCTACCTGCACGAATACCCCCGGGGCCCCTTCGCCTTCTGGGCGGCCATGGGCCAGGGCTACAGCCTGGAGGGGGAAGAGGCGTGGGACCGGGCTGCCAGGGTCTACGAGGCGGCCGCGGAGCGGCACGCAGGCAGTGCCCTAGCTGCAGAGGCCCTGATGGGTGTCGGGCGCTGCTATGAGGCCGTGGCGCGGCTCGGGGAGGCTCAGGCGGTCTATACCGAGGTCGTCAAGAAGTACCCAGAAACCGTGTGGGGCTCCCTTGCGGAGCGGCGGCTGGCGTTGTTGGAGGCTCCGTAG
- a CDS encoding bifunctional nuclease family protein produces MIKMTVRGIALDPLTNMPIIILKDADDKRALPIWVGIFEANAIALELEKISTPRPMTHDLIKNILDGLGASVQQVVVNDLKDNTFFAVIEISVNGNVVNIDSRPSDAIALALRVNAPIFVTEKVVTKAKSIEVSEEKEEADRWREWLENLKPEDFGKYKM; encoded by the coding sequence ATGATCAAAATGACCGTCCGGGGGATCGCCCTGGACCCCCTCACCAACATGCCCATCATCATCCTCAAGGACGCGGATGACAAGCGGGCCCTCCCGATCTGGGTCGGGATCTTCGAGGCGAACGCCATCGCGCTCGAGCTGGAGAAGATCTCCACCCCGCGGCCCATGACCCACGACCTGATCAAGAACATCCTGGACGGCCTCGGGGCCAGCGTGCAGCAAGTGGTGGTGAACGACTTGAAGGACAACACCTTCTTCGCGGTCATCGAGATCAGCGTCAACGGCAACGTGGTGAACATCGACTCCCGGCCCTCGGACGCCATCGCCCTCGCCCTGCGGGTAAACGCCCCGATCTTCGTCACCGAGAAGGTGGTGACGAAGGCCAAGTCGATCGAGGTCAGCGAAGAGAAGGAAGAGGCGGACCGCTGGCGGGAGTGGCTCGAAAACCTGAAGCCGGAGGATTTCGGGAAGTACAAGATGTAG
- a CDS encoding HIT domain-containing protein has product METLWAPWRMAYITGPREGGCILCQKASGADDPANLVLARGRWAYVLMNLYPYNNGHLLVAPFRHCDRLADLSPDELLDLMRWVQRSEGLLREELRPDGFNIGLNLGKVAGAGMEDHLHLHIVPRWSGDTNFMPVIGETKVMPEHLAATYAKLAPRFAAASREGGR; this is encoded by the coding sequence ATGGAGACCCTCTGGGCCCCTTGGCGGATGGCGTACATCACGGGCCCCCGGGAGGGGGGATGCATTCTCTGCCAGAAGGCGAGCGGGGCAGATGACCCCGCGAACCTCGTTCTGGCCCGGGGGAGGTGGGCATACGTCCTGATGAACCTCTACCCCTATAACAACGGGCATCTCCTGGTCGCCCCCTTCCGCCACTGTGACCGCCTCGCCGACCTTTCCCCCGATGAACTCCTCGACCTCATGCGCTGGGTCCAGCGGAGCGAGGGCCTCCTCCGGGAGGAGTTGCGCCCGGACGGGTTCAACATCGGGTTGAACCTGGGGAAGGTGGCGGGGGCCGGGATGGAGGACCACCTCCACCTCCATATCGTCCCCCGGTGGAGCGGCGACACGAATTTCATGCCCGTCATCGGAGAAACGAAGGTGATGCCCGAGCATCTCGCGGCCACCTACGCCAAGCTGGCCCCGCGGTTCGCGGCCGCGTCCCGTGAGGGAGGACGGTGA
- a CDS encoding adenylate/guanylate cyclase domain-containing protein gives MRILAHGAGRRATRFIEGRPEEAAELFGVNLPRLPEGQALTGTGALLVVELHSGLKARAAAFIATIYDSLTERRAADPRLTATPGDRRDDAQGAYLTILSQITSNIIANDRRLGLLNLFWLAHSKEVAQVIEEFFRRPGLRGYIKYQMHPLLRGFYRNAHRTVWQRFRATAPDRLRYNLGDDFNPSLIESIFDDQLPLTESSLAQLNLAVVLIDQNKRFRLSFGEYKEISGICRERLRAGLGRREARLLDLLAQRLPTLPATQYGEEKAEQKILCNPHVLTYLFTDYEGTGEKLRGNRLLRQGAERRGGWGELLADYRDLVEAVRRTEIIDLLRQGITLIPPGLDDRQLKQLFAEGRLYRFHESLEVLNSARKVTILFADLRGFTRTSEGAVSEGELTQHLYHVFDPLAGIVKRFQGSIDKFTGDGVMITFGATTVSKQDELNAVRTAVALQELMARFRKEGQTRFQMGISLHTGRAQVARFILDEMAMDTTVIGRHVNIAGRLSGSGGKGPEEEENGGDVAAPPLAQTEKPAEVWVDGTGVLYNSGIAASQETVDALAQAVTMERQEGQRGSTYSFRDPVLEKNILLEYVGDAKFKGVVRSIPVYRIVAV, from the coding sequence ATGCGCATCCTCGCACACGGGGCAGGCAGGCGGGCCACGCGGTTCATCGAGGGGCGCCCGGAGGAGGCGGCCGAGCTCTTCGGCGTGAACCTCCCTCGGCTCCCGGAGGGCCAGGCCCTCACCGGCACCGGCGCCCTCCTCGTGGTGGAGCTCCACTCGGGCTTGAAGGCCCGGGCGGCCGCCTTCATCGCCACCATCTATGACTCCCTGACGGAGCGGCGCGCTGCGGACCCGCGGCTGACCGCGACACCCGGCGACCGCCGGGACGACGCCCAGGGGGCCTACCTCACGATCCTCAGCCAGATCACCTCGAACATCATCGCCAACGATCGCCGGCTGGGACTCCTCAACCTCTTCTGGCTCGCCCATTCCAAGGAAGTGGCCCAGGTCATCGAGGAGTTCTTCCGCCGCCCGGGGCTGCGGGGGTACATCAAGTACCAGATGCATCCCCTCCTGCGGGGCTTCTACCGGAACGCCCACCGCACGGTCTGGCAGCGGTTCCGGGCGACGGCCCCGGACCGCCTCCGGTACAACCTGGGGGACGACTTCAACCCCAGCCTCATCGAGAGCATCTTCGACGACCAGCTTCCCCTCACCGAGTCCAGCCTCGCCCAGCTCAACCTGGCCGTCGTCCTCATTGACCAGAATAAGCGGTTCCGGCTCTCGTTCGGAGAGTACAAGGAGATCTCGGGGATCTGCCGCGAGCGGCTGCGGGCCGGCCTCGGCCGGCGGGAGGCGCGCCTGCTGGATCTGCTGGCCCAGCGCCTCCCCACCCTTCCCGCAACCCAGTACGGGGAGGAGAAGGCGGAGCAGAAGATCCTCTGCAACCCCCACGTCCTCACCTACCTTTTCACAGACTACGAGGGGACCGGAGAGAAGCTCCGGGGGAACCGCCTGCTGCGCCAGGGGGCCGAGCGACGTGGAGGGTGGGGCGAGCTGCTCGCGGACTACCGGGATCTGGTGGAGGCCGTCCGGCGGACGGAGATCATCGACCTCCTGCGCCAGGGCATCACCCTCATCCCCCCCGGGCTGGACGACCGGCAGCTCAAGCAGCTCTTCGCAGAGGGCCGCCTCTACCGGTTCCACGAGTCCCTGGAGGTCCTGAACAGCGCCCGGAAGGTCACGATCCTGTTCGCGGATCTGCGCGGATTCACCCGGACTTCGGAGGGGGCCGTCTCGGAAGGGGAGCTGACCCAGCACCTCTACCACGTCTTCGACCCCCTGGCCGGCATCGTGAAACGCTTCCAGGGAAGCATCGACAAGTTCACCGGCGACGGGGTGATGATCACCTTCGGGGCGACGACGGTGAGCAAGCAGGACGAGCTGAACGCCGTCCGGACCGCCGTCGCCCTGCAGGAGCTCATGGCGCGATTCCGGAAGGAGGGCCAGACCCGGTTCCAGATGGGGATCAGCCTCCACACCGGGCGGGCCCAGGTCGCCCGCTTCATCTTGGACGAGATGGCCATGGACACCACGGTTATCGGCCGCCATGTAAACATCGCGGGCCGACTGAGCGGCTCGGGGGGGAAGGGGCCGGAGGAGGAAGAAAACGGGGGGGACGTCGCGGCGCCCCCCCTGGCCCAGACCGAGAAGCCGGCGGAGGTCTGGGTGGACGGGACGGGGGTGCTCTACAACTCCGGCATCGCCGCCAGCCAGGAGACGGTGGACGCCCTGGCGCAGGCGGTCACCATGGAGCGCCAGGAGGGCCAGCGGGGCTCCACTTATAGCTTCCGCGATCCCGTGCTGGAAAAAAACATCTTGCTCGAGTACGTGGGCGATGCTAAGTTTAAAGGCGTGGTCCGCTCCATCCCGGTCTACCGAATCGTGGCCGTCTAA
- a CDS encoding HU family DNA-binding protein: MTRADLVERVATTVNLTKKETEVVIDTIFKSIAQALASPNDGKVELRGFGSFRVRRREARQGRNPQTGKPVSVPAKKVPYFKPGKELKVLVDS; this comes from the coding sequence ATGACGCGGGCGGACCTGGTCGAACGGGTGGCCACGACGGTCAACCTCACCAAGAAGGAGACCGAGGTCGTCATCGACACGATCTTCAAGAGCATCGCCCAGGCCCTCGCCTCGCCGAACGACGGGAAGGTAGAACTGCGAGGCTTCGGCAGCTTCCGGGTCCGTCGCCGGGAAGCCCGTCAGGGCCGCAATCCCCAGACGGGCAAGCCGGTGAGCGTCCCCGCCAAGAAGGTCCCCTACTTCAAGCCGGGCAAGGAACTGAAAGTCCTCGTGGATAGCTGA